A region of the Hordeum vulgare subsp. vulgare chloroplast, complete genome genome:
GAATTCTTGGGGTCCCTTGGGGATTCTTGATTGGAGCTGAGCTAACCATAGCCCAAAGTCGTATTTCTTTGGTTAATAAAATCCAAAAGGTTTATCGATCCCAAGGGGTACAGATCCATAATAGACATATAGAGATTATTATACGCCAAGTAACATCAAAAGTGCGGGTTTCCGAAGATGGAATGTCTAATGTTTTTTCGCCTGGGGAATTAATCGGACTATTGCGAGCGGAACGAGCAGGGCGAGCTTTGGATGAATCGATCTATTATCGGGCAATCTTATTGGGAATAACAAGGGCTTCCCTGAATACCCAAAGTTTCATATCTGAAGCAAGTTTTCAAGAAACTGCTCGAGTTTTAGCAAAAGCTGCCCTACGAGGTCGCATTGATTGGTTGAAAGGCTTGAAAGAAAACGTAGTTCTGGGGGGGATTATACCTGTTGGTACCGGATTCCAAAAATTTGTGCATCGTTCCCCACAAGACAAGAACCTTTATTTCGAAATAAAAAAAAAAAATCTATTCGCGTCGGAAATGAGAGATTTTTTGTTTCTCCATACAGAATTAGTTTCTTCAGATTCTGACGTAACAAACAATTTTTATGAGACATAAAAACCCCCATTTAACATTTAACCCTAAGGATACATAAAACATATTTTTTACTTTACTAGACTTTTGAACTTAGAACACTAACAGGTTAAATTTTAGATTTTTAAGATTTTTATTTTAATAAGTAAAACAAGTCAGTTAATTCATTAAATTAAGGTTTTGTTTATACCATGTATCAATGTATCAATGGCCAACTCTTAGTACAAGGTTCTCTCAGAACAATTATTATTTTATTTATTTCAAGCTATTTCGGATCTTTCTTAATCTTCAAAAAGAAATAAATTCCGTAATGGAATGTTAGGATGAAAAAAAAAGGAAGTGTGGAAAAAATGACAAGAAGATATTGGAACATTAATTTGAAAGAGATGATAGAAGCAGGAGTTCATTTTGGTCATGGTATTAAGAAATGGAATCCTAAAATGGCCCCTTACATTTCGGCAAAGCGTAAAGGTACTCATATTATAAATCTCGCTAGAACGGCCCGTTTTTTATCAGAAGCTTGTGATTTAGTTTTTGATGCAGCAAGTCAGGGAAAAAGTTTCTTAATTGTTGGTACCAAAAAAAGAGCAACAGATTTAGTAGCATCAGCTGCAATAAGGGCTCGTTGTCATTATGTTAATAAAAAGTGGTTCAGTGGTATGTTAACGAATTGGTCGATTACGAAAACTAGACTTTCTCAATTTAGAGACTTAAGAGCGGAAGAAAAAATGGGAAAATTCCACCATCTCCCAAAAAGAGATGTGGCAATCTTGAAGAGAAAATTATCTACCTTACAAAGGTATCTCGGCGGGATCAAATATATGACGAGATTGCCAGACATTGTGATCGTCCTTGATCAGCAAAAAGAGTATATAGCTCTTCGGGAATGTGCCATTTTGGGAATTCCTACTATTTCTTTAGTCGATACAAATTGTGACCCGGATCTCGCGAATATATCGATTCCAGCCAACGATGACACTATGACTTCAATTCGATTGATTCTTAACAAATTAGTATTTTCAATTTGTGAGGGCCGTTCTCTCTATATAAGAAATCGTTGATTAAGAATATATAGTGAATTCTTGGACAACTGCGTAGATTTATGGAATGACTTACTATATCTTTTTTTGCATAGAATTTGTTTTGCATAGAAAAAAGAAGGGGAATATTGATATATATTAGAGGGTATTGATATATATTATGATCTGATGTGCTTTCTTGGTATCCTAAATATCAAATTAATAGTTCAAGTTGCTGAGTTGAGAAAGAGATGGTTGAATCAAAAGAATTCCTTTTTTGAAGTTCAATTTTTATCAGAGGACAATATGAATATTATACCTTGTTCCATTAAAACACTCAAGGGGTTATACGATATATCGGGTGTAGAAGTAGGCCAACACTTCTATTGGCAAATAGGAGGTTTTCAAATTCATGCCCAGGTACTCATCACTTCTTGGGTCGTAATTACTATCTTGCTAGGTTCAGTTGTCATAGCTGTTCGGAATCCACAAACCATCCCGACCGACGGGCAGAATTTTTTTGAATATGTCCTTGAGTTTATTCGAGACTTGAGCAAAACTCAGATTGGAGAAGAATATGGTCCCTGGGTTCCCTTTATTGGAACTATGTTCCTTTTTATTTTTGTTTCAAATTGGTCGGGTGCTCTTTTACCTTGGAAAATTATAGAGTTACCCCATGGGGAATTAGCAGCGCCCACGAATGATATAAATACTACTGTTGCTTTAGCTTTACTCACGTCAGCGGCATATTTTTATGCTGGTCTTAGCAAAAAAGGATTGAGCTATTTCGAGAAATATATTAAACCAACCCCAATCCTTTTACCAATTAACATCCTAG
Encoded here:
- the rps2 gene encoding ribosomal protein S2 — encoded protein: MTRRYWNINLKEMIEAGVHFGHGIKKWNPKMAPYISAKRKGTHIINLARTARFLSEACDLVFDAASQGKSFLIVGTKKRATDLVASAAIRARCHYVNKKWFSGMLTNWSITKTRLSQFRDLRAEEKMGKFHHLPKRDVAILKRKLSTLQRYLGGIKYMTRLPDIVIVLDQQKEYIALRECAILGIPTISLVDTNCDPDLANISIPANDDTMTSIRLILNKLVFSICEGRSLYIRNR
- the atpI gene encoding ATP synthase CF0 A subunit (ATP synthase CF0 A chain), producing MNIIPCSIKTLKGLYDISGVEVGQHFYWQIGGFQIHAQVLITSWVVITILLGSVVIAVRNPQTIPTDGQNFFEYVLEFIRDLSKTQIGEEYGPWVPFIGTMFLFIFVSNWSGALLPWKIIELPHGELAAPTNDINTTVALALLTSAAYFYAGLSKKGLSYFEKYIKPTPILLPINILEDFTKPLSLSFRLFGNILADELVVVVLVSLVPLVIPIPVMFLGLFTSGIQALIFATLAAAYIGESMEGHH